Proteins encoded by one window of Flavobacterium sp. N502540:
- a CDS encoding cryptochrome/photolyase family protein: protein MTKQKVSFFWFRRDLRLEDNTGLFHALQSDFPVIPLFIFDDEILENLPKNDARVQFILESLQKINEQLKAIDSSILIKKGTTSKVWESLITEFDIQQVFFNKDYEPFAIQRDAAIQQLLAQHHITASSFKDHVIFEEKEITKADGLPYTVYTPYKNKWLEKYHLSGQAPEFDTKIGYENFSKNQFTFPELAEIGFEKSAIKVLPPDLSQISNYKETRDFPAEDSTSYLSPHLRFGTVSIRKLVNWANRKNQTFLSELIWREFFIQILFSFPNVVNHNFKSAYDGIQWRNNEDDFKRWCSGTTGYPMVDAGMRQLNETGYMHNRVRMVVASFLCKHLLINWQWGEAYFAEKLLDFELASNVGNWQWAAGTGCDAAPYFRVFNPEIQQKKFDEKGIYIRKWIPEFDLDYNEPMVDHAFARDRAIETYKKGILK, encoded by the coding sequence ATGACAAAACAAAAAGTTTCTTTTTTCTGGTTCCGACGTGATTTGCGTTTAGAAGACAATACCGGACTGTTCCATGCCCTGCAATCGGATTTTCCGGTAATTCCGCTATTTATTTTTGATGATGAAATTCTGGAAAACCTTCCCAAAAATGATGCACGCGTTCAGTTTATTTTGGAGTCACTTCAAAAAATAAACGAACAACTAAAAGCAATTGATTCCTCCATTCTCATTAAAAAAGGAACTACAAGTAAGGTTTGGGAATCACTTATAACTGAATTTGATATTCAGCAGGTTTTTTTCAATAAAGACTACGAACCTTTTGCCATCCAACGTGATGCCGCTATTCAGCAATTATTAGCACAACACCATATCACAGCTTCCTCATTCAAAGATCATGTGATTTTTGAAGAAAAAGAAATTACAAAAGCTGATGGACTTCCTTACACCGTTTATACACCCTACAAAAACAAGTGGCTGGAAAAATACCATCTTTCAGGACAGGCTCCGGAATTTGACACCAAAATTGGTTATGAAAACTTCAGTAAAAATCAGTTTACTTTTCCGGAATTAGCCGAAATTGGTTTTGAGAAAAGCGCTATAAAAGTACTTCCTCCGGATTTAAGTCAAATTTCTAATTATAAAGAAACACGTGATTTTCCGGCTGAGGACAGTACTTCCTACCTTTCGCCGCATTTGCGTTTTGGAACGGTTAGTATTCGCAAACTCGTAAATTGGGCCAATCGAAAAAATCAAACCTTTTTAAGCGAACTGATTTGGAGAGAGTTCTTCATCCAGATATTATTTAGCTTCCCAAATGTTGTGAATCACAATTTTAAATCGGCTTACGACGGCATTCAATGGCGCAATAACGAAGATGATTTTAAACGCTGGTGTTCGGGAACTACGGGGTACCCAATGGTCGATGCCGGAATGCGTCAATTGAACGAAACGGGGTACATGCACAATCGGGTTCGCATGGTAGTGGCCAGCTTTTTATGCAAACATTTGCTCATCAACTGGCAATGGGGCGAGGCGTACTTTGCTGAAAAATTATTAGATTTCGAATTGGCTTCCAATGTAGGCAACTGGCAGTGGGCAGCAGGAACAGGTTGTGATGCTGCACCTTATTTCAGAGTTTTCAATCCCGAAATTCAACAAAAGAAGTTTGACGAGAAAGGAATCTACATTCGCAAATGGATTCCTGAATTTGATTTAGACTACAACGAACCAATGGTGGATCATGCGTTTGCAAGAGATCGTGCCATTGAAACTTATAAAAAAGGGATTTTGAAATAG
- a CDS encoding MerR family transcriptional regulator, giving the protein MINNIKTVFSIKDLENLSGIKAHTIRIWEKRYNILEPMRTDTNIRLYNLQNLQKLLNITLLHEYGYKISKIATYPEEKIPQLVREIISKKNSQNYAITSFKMAMMNFDQEIFFNTFDWLISEKSFREVFKDNFLPLLKELGLLWQSETITPANEHFMSHLIKQKILIYTESLQILKPTKTDRIFVLSLPLNEIHKIGLLYLQYEILLKGYKTIYLGESMPIENLQDLTKHFENITFVSFMTVQPDRNVINQYVKSMGQKLLQKNNEIWLMGNMVEHIDQKILSERIRVFDSMEETISML; this is encoded by the coding sequence ATGATAAACAATATTAAAACTGTTTTCAGCATAAAAGATCTTGAAAACTTATCCGGGATAAAAGCACACACCATTCGCATCTGGGAAAAAAGATACAATATCTTAGAGCCCATGCGTACTGACACCAATATCAGGCTTTATAATTTGCAGAATCTCCAGAAGCTTTTAAACATCACATTATTACACGAATACGGCTATAAAATATCTAAAATAGCAACCTATCCCGAAGAAAAAATTCCACAATTAGTTCGCGAAATCATCTCAAAGAAAAACTCACAGAACTATGCCATTACTTCGTTCAAGATGGCGATGATGAATTTTGATCAGGAAATTTTCTTCAATACTTTCGACTGGCTTATTTCTGAAAAATCATTTAGAGAAGTCTTCAAAGACAATTTTCTTCCTTTGCTAAAAGAATTAGGTTTATTATGGCAATCCGAAACCATAACTCCGGCGAATGAGCATTTTATGAGTCATCTGATCAAGCAGAAGATATTAATTTATACCGAAAGCCTGCAGATTCTAAAACCCACAAAAACCGATCGGATTTTTGTACTTTCTCTTCCTTTAAATGAAATCCATAAGATAGGCTTACTTTATTTGCAGTACGAGATTTTACTAAAAGGATACAAAACCATTTATCTGGGCGAAAGCATGCCTATCGAAAACCTGCAAGATTTAACCAAACATTTCGAGAACATTACCTTTGTATCTTTCATGACTGTCCAACCAGATCGCAATGTAATCAACCAATATGTCAAATCGATGGGACAAAAGTTGCTTCAAAAGAACAATGAAATTTGGCTTATGGGAAACATGGTCGAACATATCGATCAGAAAATTTTATCAGAAAGAATACGCGTTTTTGATTCTATGGAAGAAACAATCAGCATGCTGTAA
- a CDS encoding shikimate kinase: MKKIILLGYMGCGKSTIAQNMSKITNIPFLDLDQCIEDRVNLSINEIFEKHGEIYFRKLEHEIFVELLRSPEKSIIGLGGGTPCYANNHELLKGEDVVSIYLKASIETLYGRLVHNKSKRPLIAEMNEEEMKEFIAKHLFDRSFYYNQAQYKVTVDDKTVEETVQDILAILA; this comes from the coding sequence ATGAAAAAAATTATATTGTTAGGATATATGGGGTGCGGGAAGTCAACGATTGCTCAAAATATGTCAAAAATTACAAATATTCCATTTCTGGATTTGGATCAATGCATCGAAGATAGAGTCAATTTATCAATAAATGAGATTTTCGAGAAACACGGAGAGATTTATTTTAGAAAATTAGAACATGAAATTTTTGTAGAATTGCTTCGGTCTCCTGAAAAAAGTATAATAGGTTTGGGAGGAGGAACACCTTGTTACGCTAATAACCATGAATTACTAAAAGGAGAAGATGTTGTTTCAATCTATTTAAAGGCTTCCATTGAAACTTTATATGGAAGATTGGTTCATAATAAAAGTAAACGACCGTTAATCGCTGAAATGAATGAAGAGGAAATGAAAGAATTTATCGCGAAACATTTGTTCGACAGAAGCTTTTATTACAACCAGGCTCAGTATAAGGTTACGGTTGATGATAAAACTGTCGAAGAAACGGTTCAGGATATTTTAGCTATTTTAGCTTAA
- a CDS encoding tetratricopeptide repeat protein: protein MKKFLLVSFVMITCSTWAQSATGYFDKALKKAEAGNTKGAIADYTKAISMNSKFVEAYQNRGVAKLKLNDLKGALADFSKTIDLDSMNADAFTGRANVNYKLMNFKETVADCTSSLGLNPKDYIAYNLRGLAYNKIGDQKNACKDFTKAIELGSQSAIKNKSTFCK, encoded by the coding sequence ATGAAAAAATTTCTATTAGTATCATTTGTTATGATCACCTGCTCTACCTGGGCACAATCTGCAACCGGCTATTTTGACAAAGCCCTGAAAAAAGCTGAAGCCGGCAATACAAAAGGAGCAATTGCCGATTACACAAAAGCCATCAGCATGAATTCAAAATTTGTAGAGGCCTATCAAAATCGCGGTGTTGCAAAACTAAAACTCAATGACCTTAAAGGCGCCCTTGCTGATTTTAGCAAAACCATCGATTTAGACAGCATGAATGCCGACGCCTTTACCGGAAGAGCAAACGTAAACTACAAGTTAATGAATTTTAAAGAAACCGTTGCAGACTGTACCTCATCTTTAGGTTTAAATCCAAAAGATTATATCGCTTACAATCTGAGAGGTTTGGCTTATAACAAAATCGGAGATCAGAAAAATGCCTGCAAAGATTTTACAAAAGCAATAGAATTAGGCAGCCAAAGCGCTATCAAAAACAAATCAACTTTTTGCAAATAA
- a CDS encoding SRPBCC family protein, with protein sequence MKVYKIETVQHVNATVEECWDFFSSPKNLQTITLDNMSFEIQDFDNKRMYPGQIITYTLKPLLGIKINWMTIITVSKENQYFVDEQRFGPYALWHHKHFFEPTATGTKMIDVVHYALPLGYLGRIMNSLIVKNKLKTIFDYRYNKIEELFNSKA encoded by the coding sequence ATGAAAGTATACAAAATAGAAACCGTACAGCATGTAAACGCTACTGTTGAAGAATGCTGGGATTTTTTTTCAAGTCCGAAAAATCTCCAAACGATAACACTTGATAATATGAGTTTCGAAATTCAGGATTTTGACAACAAACGCATGTATCCCGGACAAATTATCACCTATACTTTAAAACCTCTTTTGGGCATTAAAATTAATTGGATGACCATCATTACTGTTTCAAAGGAGAACCAATATTTTGTCGACGAACAGCGATTTGGCCCTTACGCTTTATGGCATCACAAACACTTTTTCGAGCCCACAGCAACCGGAACAAAAATGATTGATGTGGTGCACTACGCTTTACCATTGGGGTATCTGGGCAGAATCATGAACAGTCTTATTGTTAAAAATAAACTCAAAACTATTTTTGATTATCGCTACAATAAAATCGAAGAGCTATTCAATTCAAAAGCTTAA
- a CDS encoding DUF4421 domain-containing protein → MKFYFSLLLIFVFPYFCTAQIDTSYIKPFENKASIRTYLSMKFISLQQETGGDMKRFMPNTPMSLGFGVSVKNTIIDFSYGYGLSFLKDKEKGRTKALDFQIHNYGRKFIIDLFIQKYHGFYTADDADKNIQLYPDLKIQQYGAFGQYVFNNKKFSYKAAFVQNERQLKSAGSFLLGGGVYFSKIGSDSSFVHKSKNSLRNFQFGISGGYAYTWAISKRWFTSGSVTIGANVGTERINDFGKQKIEIYPTFFPRIALGYNKERWSLGLSYLNNSTFSAFSDNNKNNIGLSSGNFQIGAIWRLNTTPFLSKKKPE, encoded by the coding sequence ATGAAATTCTATTTTTCGCTGCTGCTTATTTTTGTTTTTCCGTATTTCTGCACTGCACAGATTGACACTAGCTACATCAAACCTTTTGAAAATAAAGCTTCCATAAGAACCTATTTATCGATGAAATTCATTTCGCTGCAACAGGAAACAGGAGGCGATATGAAAAGATTCATGCCTAATACACCAATGAGCTTAGGTTTTGGTGTTTCTGTAAAAAATACCATAATCGATTTTAGTTACGGTTACGGACTAAGCTTTCTGAAAGACAAGGAAAAAGGAAGAACCAAAGCACTCGATTTTCAGATTCATAACTACGGAAGAAAATTCATAATTGATCTTTTCATTCAAAAATACCACGGTTTCTATACTGCCGATGATGCCGACAAAAACATACAATTATACCCCGATCTCAAAATCCAGCAATATGGTGCTTTTGGCCAATATGTTTTTAACAACAAAAAATTCTCCTATAAAGCTGCCTTTGTTCAAAATGAAAGACAATTAAAATCAGCGGGAAGCTTCCTGCTTGGCGGAGGAGTTTATTTTTCGAAAATAGGCTCTGATAGCTCTTTTGTACACAAATCTAAAAACTCACTACGTAATTTTCAATTTGGAATTAGCGGAGGTTATGCGTACACCTGGGCAATTAGCAAAAGATGGTTTACCAGCGGATCAGTAACCATAGGTGCAAATGTAGGCACCGAAAGAATAAATGATTTCGGAAAACAAAAGATCGAAATTTATCCCACATTTTTTCCCAGAATAGCCTTGGGCTATAACAAAGAGAGATGGTCACTTGGTCTATCCTATCTCAATAATTCTACATTCTCCGCTTTCTCTGACAATAACAAAAACAACATTGGTTTGTCTTCGGGAAATTTCCAGATTGGTGCCATCTGGAGGTTAAACACTACCCCCTTTTTAAGTAAGAAGAAACCGGAATAA
- a CDS encoding phytoene/squalene synthase family protein, whose amino-acid sequence MKSLFDTVSFKCSKLVTQSYSTSFSLAVKMLSPGIRDAIYSIYGFVRFADEIVDSFHDFEKENLINDFEKEYYKAMQTGISLNPILNSFQHTVKQYNITDDLVQAFLKSMKLDLVKSSYPTHTEYEDYIYGSADVVGLMCLKVFVKGNEQKYEQLKNEAMRLGSAFQKVNFLRDLKEDNLILNRNYFPGIDLNSFDEEAKTNIIAEIEEDFRIAFQGIVKLPIDAKFGVYTAYIYYRKLLQKLKNTPYYEIGNSRIRVSNYTKAGLLAQSFVTYKLKLV is encoded by the coding sequence ATGAAATCACTATTCGACACTGTTTCTTTTAAATGCAGCAAACTGGTTACTCAGAGTTACAGCACCTCATTTTCATTAGCAGTCAAAATGTTGTCACCGGGTATTCGCGATGCTATTTACAGCATTTACGGGTTTGTGCGTTTTGCTGACGAAATTGTCGATTCTTTTCATGATTTTGAAAAAGAGAATCTTATCAATGATTTCGAAAAAGAATATTACAAAGCGATGCAAACAGGTATCAGTCTTAACCCTATTCTCAACTCTTTTCAGCATACCGTAAAGCAGTACAACATTACTGATGATCTGGTTCAGGCCTTTTTAAAAAGCATGAAACTCGATCTTGTGAAGTCGAGCTACCCTACCCATACTGAATATGAAGATTACATTTACGGTTCGGCCGATGTAGTAGGTTTAATGTGTCTGAAGGTTTTTGTAAAAGGAAACGAACAAAAATACGAACAACTCAAAAATGAAGCAATGCGATTGGGATCGGCCTTTCAGAAAGTTAATTTCCTGAGAGACCTAAAAGAGGATAATTTGATTTTGAACCGAAATTACTTTCCGGGAATTGATTTAAATTCTTTTGACGAAGAAGCTAAAACGAATATTATTGCTGAAATCGAAGAAGATTTCAGAATCGCTTTTCAGGGCATTGTTAAACTTCCTATCGACGCTAAATTTGGTGTTTATACCGCTTATATTTATTACCGAAAACTGCTTCAAAAGCTTAAGAACACTCCTTATTATGAAATTGGAAATTCGAGAATCAGAGTTTCTAATTATACCAAAGCGGGGCTTTTAGCACAGTCTTTTGTAACCTACAAATTAAAATTAGTTTAA
- a CDS encoding phytoene desaturase family protein: protein MKKTIAIIGSGFSSLAASCYLAQQGNTVTIYEKNETIGGRARQFKKEGFTFDMGPSWYWMPDVFERFFQDFNKNSSDYYELIKLNPAYRVYFGINDFISIYDNLEEIKNTFEEIETGSGEKLQKFINHAKSNYDIAIKDLVYRPGVSALELITVETAFKLNQFISTVSADIRKQFKNQKLIQILEFPVLFLGAKPTKTPSFYNFMNYADFGLGTWHPKTGMYDVVRGIEKLALELGVTIKTNSPIEKIIVKEKKATGILINGKTIEADIILSGADYHHTETLLDIEHRAYSEKYWESRTFAPSSLLFFVGFNKKIANVTHHSLFFDVDFNQHAADIYDDPKWPEQPLFYANFPSKTDSTAAPEGMESGFFLIPLAPGIQDNEQLREVYFEKIISRFEQLTDQQIKNSIIFKRSFCKNDFVNDYNAYKGNAYGMANTLLQTAFLRPKLKSKKVRNLYFTGQLTVPGPGVPPALISGKLAAELIQKSFSS from the coding sequence ATGAAAAAAACTATAGCAATAATAGGATCAGGCTTTTCTTCTCTAGCCGCTTCATGTTATCTCGCACAGCAAGGTAATACGGTAACTATTTATGAGAAAAATGAAACTATTGGAGGCAGAGCCAGACAATTTAAAAAAGAAGGCTTTACTTTCGACATGGGACCAAGCTGGTATTGGATGCCGGATGTTTTCGAACGTTTTTTTCAGGATTTCAACAAAAACTCTTCCGACTATTACGAGCTCATCAAACTCAATCCGGCTTACAGAGTGTATTTTGGTATAAATGATTTTATCAGCATTTATGACAATTTAGAAGAAATAAAAAACACTTTTGAAGAGATCGAAACGGGAAGCGGTGAGAAACTTCAAAAATTCATCAATCACGCCAAAAGCAATTATGATATTGCCATCAAAGATTTAGTCTATCGTCCCGGAGTTTCGGCACTAGAATTAATCACAGTCGAAACAGCTTTCAAACTCAATCAGTTTATTAGTACTGTTAGCGCCGATATCCGAAAGCAGTTTAAGAATCAAAAACTCATCCAAATACTGGAGTTTCCCGTTTTGTTTTTAGGTGCAAAGCCAACAAAAACTCCGTCTTTTTACAATTTTATGAATTATGCCGATTTTGGCTTAGGAACCTGGCATCCTAAAACCGGAATGTACGATGTGGTACGTGGAATCGAAAAACTGGCATTGGAATTAGGAGTAACGATTAAAACCAACTCTCCTATTGAAAAGATTATTGTTAAAGAAAAAAAAGCCACAGGAATTTTAATTAACGGAAAGACGATAGAAGCGGATATTATTTTAAGCGGTGCCGACTATCATCATACCGAAACTTTGCTGGATATCGAACATCGCGCTTATTCAGAAAAATATTGGGAGAGCCGGACTTTTGCTCCCTCTTCCCTTCTCTTTTTTGTGGGATTCAATAAAAAAATAGCCAACGTCACACACCACTCTTTGTTTTTTGATGTTGATTTTAACCAACATGCAGCCGACATCTACGACGATCCGAAATGGCCCGAGCAACCCTTGTTTTATGCCAATTTCCCTTCTAAAACAGATTCAACTGCTGCTCCGGAAGGAATGGAAAGCGGTTTTTTCCTCATTCCGTTAGCCCCAGGAATACAAGACAATGAACAACTTCGTGAAGTCTATTTCGAAAAAATAATCTCCAGATTTGAACAATTAACCGATCAACAAATAAAAAATAGCATTATATTTAAGAGATCATTTTGTAAAAACGATTTTGTGAACGATTACAATGCCTATAAAGGCAATGCTTACGGAATGGCCAATACACTATTGCAAACCGCTTTTCTAAGGCCCAAACTAAAAAGTAAAAAAGTTCGTAATTTATATTTTACGGGACAGTTAACTGTTCCCGGCCCTGGTGTTCCTCCTGCTTTAATTTCAGGAAAATTAGCAGCTGAGTTAATTCAAAAATCTTTTAGTTCTTAA
- a CDS encoding ion channel, with the protein MALLKKINQKAQPDINSGFGSNANSYGSRFVNKNGTPNVEKRGMHVLRRISWYHTMIDMPNWKFMLILFSFYISINFIFALAYYAIGIENLNGIKQSEGILIQFGQAYFFSAQTFTTVGYGHISPTGFLTSALSAAEALIGLLSFAIATGLFFGRFSKPTAFLKFADHALISPYQDKRGLMVRLVPFKNTNFTDATARMTLGLSLEENGQKTNKFYSLDLELERINALSLSWTLVHPITESSPLYNFTEEDFKKVHGEILVFITTFDDMYSNTVAARTSYTFDEVIYGAKFETMYNRSKDGSKTILHLDKLNHYQSVNIS; encoded by the coding sequence ATGGCGCTTCTCAAGAAAATAAACCAGAAAGCTCAACCCGATATTAATTCCGGTTTCGGATCAAATGCAAACAGCTACGGAAGCCGTTTTGTAAACAAAAACGGAACGCCCAATGTCGAAAAAAGAGGAATGCATGTACTTCGTCGCATTAGCTGGTACCACACCATGATCGATATGCCAAACTGGAAATTCATGCTTATCCTTTTTTCGTTTTATATTAGCATCAATTTTATTTTTGCACTTGCTTATTATGCTATCGGAATTGAAAATCTTAACGGAATTAAGCAATCAGAAGGCATACTGATTCAGTTCGGACAGGCTTATTTTTTTAGCGCGCAGACTTTTACTACTGTAGGATACGGACATATCAGCCCCACCGGATTTTTAACAAGCGCTCTTTCTGCTGCCGAAGCTTTGATTGGATTGCTGAGCTTTGCCATAGCAACCGGTCTGTTCTTTGGAAGATTTAGCAAACCAACCGCTTTTTTAAAGTTTGCCGATCATGCCTTAATTTCACCTTACCAAGATAAGAGAGGCCTCATGGTACGTCTTGTTCCTTTTAAAAATACCAATTTTACTGATGCTACTGCCAGAATGACTCTGGGATTAAGCCTGGAAGAAAATGGTCAAAAAACCAATAAATTCTATAGCTTAGACCTTGAACTGGAACGTATAAATGCGCTTTCTTTAAGCTGGACACTGGTACATCCCATCACAGAAAGCAGTCCATTATATAATTTTACCGAAGAAGATTTTAAAAAAGTACATGGCGAAATACTGGTTTTCATTACCACTTTCGACGATATGTACAGCAATACCGTGGCCGCAAGAACTTCTTATACCTTTGATGAAGTAATTTACGGAGCCAAATTTGAGACAATGTACAACAGGAGTAAAGATGGCTCTAAGACGATTCTTCATTTAGACAAATTAAATCATTATCAATCTGTAAACATCTCGTAA
- a CDS encoding sterol desaturase family protein has translation MISFLIFLGVFLFMECVTWLTHKYIMHGLMWYFHADHHQPKYENTFERNDIFFVLFAIPSIILFYFGVEGGFNYLFFIACGVTLYGVCYFLIHDVLIHQRFKWFKNTKNKYLIGLRKAHKIHHKHLGKEDGECFGMLFVPFKYYKI, from the coding sequence ATGATTTCTTTTTTAATTTTTCTAGGTGTTTTTTTATTCATGGAATGTGTCACCTGGCTCACACACAAGTACATCATGCATGGACTGATGTGGTATTTTCATGCAGATCACCATCAACCCAAATACGAAAACACTTTTGAACGCAACGACATTTTCTTTGTCCTATTTGCCATCCCCAGTATTATTCTTTTTTACTTTGGTGTTGAGGGCGGATTCAACTACTTATTTTTTATTGCCTGTGGAGTAACGCTTTATGGTGTGTGTTATTTTTTGATTCATGATGTTCTGATTCATCAGCGTTTCAAATGGTTTAAAAACACCAAAAACAAATACTTGATTGGCTTGCGAAAAGCACATAAAATACACCACAAGCACTTAGGCAAAGAAGACGGGGAATGTTTCGGAATGTTGTTTGTTCCTTTTAAATATTATAAAATTTAA
- a CDS encoding ABC1 kinase family protein: protein MKTIDYIPTSKIERASKLVQTGAKIGVNYIKHYAEKMVNSDLTRDKLNENNAEDIYDGLKSLKGSALKVAQMLSMDKNFLPQAYVEKFSLSQFSVPPLSAPLVLKTFKTNFGKTPYEIFDEFNANSVNAASIGQVHLAVKNGKKLAVKIQYPGVANSISSDLALVKPIAIRMFNLQGKDSDKYFKEVEDKLIEETNYLLELQQSQEVVQACSKIENILFPNYYPEFSSEKIITMDWMSGLHLSEFTAKNTDQEVGDKLGQALWDFYMYQIHVLRKVHADPHPGNFLVDENNQLIALDFGCMKQIPDDFYVPYFELINKNVITDETLFNEKLFELEILRPDDSASEIAYFTEMFHDLLSLFTRPFQKETFDFSDETFFDNIAKLGERFTNDTNLKKMNGNRGSKHFIYMNRTFFGLYNLMFDLKAKIVVENYMKY, encoded by the coding sequence ATGAAAACGATCGATTATATACCTACCTCAAAAATAGAAAGAGCCAGTAAATTAGTGCAAACCGGTGCAAAAATCGGAGTCAACTATATTAAGCATTATGCTGAGAAGATGGTAAACTCAGATTTGACCCGTGACAAGCTGAATGAAAACAATGCCGAAGATATTTACGACGGACTCAAAAGTTTGAAAGGAAGCGCTCTTAAAGTGGCTCAAATGCTGAGCATGGACAAGAATTTTCTGCCTCAGGCTTATGTAGAGAAATTTTCATTATCGCAATTTTCAGTACCACCGCTTTCGGCACCATTGGTCTTGAAAACTTTTAAAACCAATTTCGGGAAAACACCCTATGAAATTTTTGATGAATTCAATGCCAATTCGGTCAATGCAGCCAGCATTGGTCAGGTGCATCTGGCGGTTAAAAACGGTAAAAAACTAGCCGTTAAAATTCAGTACCCGGGAGTTGCCAACAGTATTTCGTCTGATTTGGCTCTGGTAAAACCTATTGCAATCAGAATGTTCAATTTGCAGGGAAAAGATTCCGATAAATATTTTAAAGAAGTTGAAGATAAACTGATTGAAGAAACCAATTATTTGTTGGAACTTCAACAAAGTCAGGAAGTGGTACAGGCCTGCAGTAAAATCGAAAACATACTTTTTCCAAATTATTATCCTGAGTTTTCGTCAGAGAAAATTATCACTATGGATTGGATGAGCGGTCTGCATCTTTCGGAGTTTACCGCTAAAAATACAGATCAGGAAGTGGGTGACAAATTAGGTCAGGCCCTTTGGGATTTTTATATGTACCAAATTCATGTTTTAAGAAAAGTTCATGCCGATCCGCATCCGGGAAATTTTCTGGTGGATGAAAACAATCAGTTAATTGCGCTGGATTTTGGCTGTATGAAACAAATTCCGGATGATTTTTATGTGCCTTACTTTGAATTGATCAATAAAAATGTAATCACTGACGAAACACTTTTCAATGAAAAATTATTTGAACTGGAAATTCTTCGTCCCGATGATTCGGCTTCTGAGATTGCCTATTTTACTGAAATGTTTCATGATTTATTGTCTCTTTTTACCCGGCCATTTCAGAAAGAAACCTTTGATTTTTCGGATGAGACTTTCTTTGACAATATTGCCAAATTAGGAGAACGTTTTACCAACGATACCAATCTTAAAAAAATGAACGGAAATCGTGGTTCTAAACATTTTATCTACATGAACAGAACTTTCTTCGGATTGTACAATCTGATGTTTGATTTGAAAGCCAAGATTGTTGTAGAGAATTATATGAAGTATTAA
- a CDS encoding lysophospholipid acyltransferase family protein translates to MFFFYFIIYLLIWLISIQPFFLLYIFSDLMYYLLYYVIQYRKKTVMQNIKHTLPLLTKEKQLTIQKNYYRHLCDMFFEIIKALTLSEKEKIKRCSFTNIEVYEEFQKKEKSIIIMGAHYAGYECATMLKNHSASELYFITKKFKNYYANRLICAIRKRYKIIPLETKKVISVISDNSTAKKKATYVFICDQSPKLSPSNYYTSFMGIETPFHIGPEKLSKRYNMNILFLKTNKVKRGHYEVSFEVITTNAQKTKEGEITQQYIKLVEEQIHKAPEYYLWSHKRWKHSKQTPCTK, encoded by the coding sequence TTGTTTTTTTTCTATTTCATCATCTATCTATTAATATGGCTCATTTCGATACAGCCATTTTTCTTATTATATATCTTTTCAGATTTGATGTATTACCTACTTTACTATGTAATACAATATCGAAAAAAAACGGTCATGCAAAACATAAAACACACCTTACCTTTATTAACAAAAGAAAAACAATTAACCATTCAGAAAAACTATTATCGCCATCTGTGTGACATGTTTTTTGAAATCATAAAAGCTCTAACACTTTCAGAAAAAGAAAAAATCAAACGCTGCTCATTTACAAACATTGAAGTTTACGAAGAATTCCAAAAAAAGGAAAAAAGCATTATTATCATGGGAGCTCATTATGCAGGATATGAATGTGCAACAATGCTCAAAAACCATTCCGCATCTGAATTATATTTTATCACTAAAAAATTCAAAAATTACTACGCTAACCGTTTGATCTGCGCCATTCGAAAAAGATATAAAATAATTCCCCTCGAAACAAAAAAAGTAATCTCTGTTATTTCAGACAATAGTACTGCTAAAAAAAAAGCCACGTATGTATTTATTTGCGATCAATCTCCTAAATTGAGTCCTTCAAATTACTACACTTCTTTTATGGGAATTGAAACACCTTTTCACATTGGTCCCGAAAAACTTTCCAAACGTTACAACATGAACATCCTTTTTCTTAAAACAAATAAAGTCAAACGAGGTCATTATGAGGTTAGTTTTGAAGTCATAACTACTAATGCCCAAAAAACAAAAGAAGGTGAAATCACTCAACAATACATTAAATTAGTTGAAGAGCAAATCCATAAGGCTCCTGAATATTATTTATGGTCTCACAAAAGATGGAAGCATAGCAAACAAACTCCCTGTACGAAATAG